A stretch of DNA from Synechococcus sp. JA-3-3Ab:
CTAGAGGGACAGGGATCCCTGCCCGCTACTCTCCCCTGGCCAGACTGGGTGGGAGAAGCGGCTCCTGCCCTACAAGGGCTGTGGGATCGGCTGCGGGCTGGCCAGTGGGGGGAAGCCGATCGCTGGACGACGGCTCTAATGTTAAAGCTGGGCGGGCGATCCCAGGTAGGCTTTTTCGACCCCAAGGATGTTGAGGCTTTCCCGTGCCCTATGTTGCGGCTCATCGACCAACTCTGGATGCAGGCCAGCCATGGGCGCTTTGGCTTTACCGTCCAGAAGCAGCTCTGGCAGGAGTGTGACTCGGAGAAAAGGGGAGGGCTCAGCTCGAGATCCTTCTCGGCCTTACCCCGCGAAGAGTGTATGGGAGAGAAAGTGGGCTGGCAGATCCAGGGCCGCTGGCTGGAGTACGGGGAGCTCAAAACCAACTTGGAAGCGCCCAAGGGCCATCTGCCGGTGGGCTTTTTCTGGGGATACTCGGGGGGGTTACGCGCAGCCCTGCTGATGCTGGATCGGGCGGTATTGAAAAAGTTCAAAGCCTGCCTGTAAAAAACTTCCCCCTCCTGGGGATACAAAGCCAGAACGGCGAAAAAAGGGAGAGTGGACGCCTATCCCCTCAAGAAATCGAGGAGGATTGCCGGGCACTCTTCTCCAAAAGGGAGGTTGCCTGAGGGCTTTCGCGAACGGCCAGTCCCAAGTGAATCAGCGCTGTCTCAACAGTATTGACCTGCTCTGCCAAAGCTTTCCACCCTCTTGCTTTTATGCCGTAGCGCTTACTAAAGTAAGCTCGAGCGGCTGCAAAGGAAGCAAAAGCTTTTTTTAGGGTCGCTGCTGTCCAGGGCTTGGCATTCAGCCGTAGCCAATTCCTTTGACCTTGCTGCTGTCGCTCGGCAACAAGCTGTCCTGTCAACTGAAGGAGCTCAATATAGTTGCGACGCGAGGCCGCGATTGCCGTTTCAAGGCTCTCGATGAGACCCATGGTTATCCTCCAAATTCGCTTGATAAATATCCTACTCGTTCTTCTGAAGCAACTTTCTAGAACCCGTAGAAGGCAGGTTAGCCTTAAAAATAGCCATGATCCTGTTCAGGTAACTTTGCAGTGAGCTCCTAATCTCTGGAATGGGAATGTAGTTTACCGCGTTCTGAAGCTGGTCAAAGATATGTTTAAGTTCCTTCAGAGCTAAAATGGCACGGCTGACGATCTCCTGGACTTGCAGCTGCTCTTCTGCAAGCTCTCTTATTCTATTGGCCAGCTTCTGATTTTCGTGTTCTTTCTCGACGAGCAAATCTAAAGCTACTTCCTCGCTCTCTTCTATTCTACGCTTAAGTTTTAGGTTTTGCTCTTCCAGAAATTCAATCTGCTCGATTAATAAACCTAACTCGCGCAAAGAACTAAATTCAATACCTCTGCCCACGAGAAAGTTAACAATTTGGTCGCTGCACTCTTGTCTTTGAAGCTGTAGTTCTGTGAGTTTAGGCTCTGCCAATTCCTTTAAGACTCTATGAGCTATTCCTACCCCCAGGAAATCGCCGTCGCCATGTCCAGGAATACTAACCCTCAAATGCCCGCGAACAGCTTGCGTGGGATGTCTGGCACGACGACGGACAATCTCCCAGCCCCACTTTCTTGCCTGAGACAAAATGTCTCGTTTCCGCCAATTTCTTGAAGACTGAATAGTGGTTTGAATCTCTCTCTGCTCCTCTATAACTTCTTCCCGCCTCTTAAGGAGATAGCCAAGCTCGTCTTCTCTGAGACAATCCATAGAACAGAACCTTAAGTGAAACTTCCTTACCTAGTCTACTCGGTTTTCACGGAGACCTGGGCTGATTGTACGGCAAAACCTCACCTCTCAGAAGCTATTGACGTTAAGAAATACTTAGTAGTTTTTCTAACAAGGTTTCTAAGTAACAACACAGCGGCAGAGCGAGCCAGCTCTGTAAAAAAACTCCCCTCTCCCCTTGGGAGAGGGGCTGGGGGTGAGAGGGTGGAGAGCCTTAGTAGCGATGCACCAGCTTATTGATGGGCTTGAAGATGTCGGCCTCAAACCTCTTGCCCTTGAGCATGCGGTTCCAGTACAGCCAGGGCAACAGGTGCACCTTGGCCAAGTACATGGAGTAGCGCTCCCGCGTTGGATCCAGGGGGAAAGAGGGAGCTAGCTTCCCGTCGTAGGCAAACTCTGCCATGATCAGGGAGTTGTAGCCGGTGATCAGGGGGCAGCAGGTGTAGCCGTCGTAGCGGGCCGGCAGCGGCTTGGACTGCATGGCCGCCAAGAGGTTTTCCGCCAGCACCGGCGCCTGCTTGCGGGCCGCGGCTGCCGTCTTGGAAGTTGGCAGGGAAGAGGCATCCCCCAAAGCAAACACGTTGGGGTAGCGGGGATGCTGCAGCGTCCATTTGTCCACCTCCACCCAGCCGCCGGGCCCTGCCAGAGGGCTGCGCTTGACAAAGTCCGGGGCGCTCATGGGCGGAGCCACGTGGATCATGTCGTAGTGCAGGCTCACCTCCTCTTTGCCGCCGTCGGTGGTGACTTCAAAGATGGCCTCCCGGGTCTCGGGCCGGATGGCCTTGAGGTTGTGCCTGAACTTCACCTGGATCCCGCGGCGCTCCACCACCTTCTCCAGGGCGGCGCTGTATTCGGGCACCGCGAAGAGGGTAGGGGTGGCGGTGCAGAAGATAACTTTGGTGTTGACGCCAACGCCGCTTTTGCTCTTGAAAACGTCGTCGGCCATGTACATGATTTTTTGGGGCGCGCCGCCGCACTTGATGGGAGTGGCAGGGTAGGTGAAGATGGCCGTGCCCCCCTGGAAGTTGCGGATGGTCTCCCAGGTGTAGGGGGCGTAGTCTTTGGAGTAGTTGCTGGTCACGCCGCCCTTGCCCAGCGCCTCCGGCAAGCCCTCGATCAGGTGCCAGTCAATTTGGATGCCGGGGGCCATGATGAGGTAGTCGTATTCGATAACTTGGCCATCCTCGGTGATGACGCGGTTGTGATCCGGATCCAGCTCGGTTACTCGCGCCTGGATCCACTTGGCTCCCCTGGGGATCACGGTTTTTTCATCGCGCACAAACTTGGCCAGCGGCGCAATACCCCCACCCACCAACGTCCAGCCGGGCTGGTAGTAATGCTTGTCGGATGGCTCGATGATGGCAATGTCAAGGTTGCGCTGGCGCTCCAGCAACTGGGCTGCTGCGCTGATGCCGGCTGCCCCTCCCCCGACGACGACAATCTGATGGCGGAGAACCGCCGCGGACCCCTTCGATCCGATCCCTTGCACCTCAGAGCGCGCGCCGTTTTGCGGCACTGCTGCTGACTGCGCCTGGAATTCCCTTGGCTTTGTAGTCGGTACCACGATAACTCCCTCTAAAACTCAAAACGGAAACAAAAAAGAGACCGATAGACCCGTCGGCCATATTAAAAACAGCAAGAGAGCCAACCAACCCATCCAAGAGCCCGGACAGGTCAGCTAGCATGGGAGGCCGAAGCACTTCGGCTCCCCACAAGCTCTAGCTAATCATACTACCTAATAAGAATATATTCATCCTTTCTATCTATCTGTCGAGAATTTTCAGCAAATCTTAGCCGCCTCCTTAGCCGCCTCCTTAAACGTTGTTGACGCTTGCCTTAGCAAGAGCTGCTCGGGGAGCGTTTTACTGGGAAGGGCAGGCGGCATCCGCTAGGCTGTCAGATGGAGGAAGGTCGGCAGCTCGTCCTGCCGTTGTGTTGTTGTAACTCAAGATTCCGAACATGGCCAAACCTTCATCCCCTGAGCTGCTCCCGGCCCTTGCCTGGCATGCCCTGCCGGAGGAGCAAGCCATCCAGCAGCTCCTCGGAGAGGAGCTCTCTTTGCCGACGCTGTTGGAAAAAGGCCTCTCCCAGGCGGAAGTGGAGCGGCGGCAGAAGCAGTATGGCCCCAATGAGCTGAAGGCCAAGGCAGCTACCCCCGCATGGGTCAAGTTTCTGCAGCAGTTTAACCAGTCGCTGCTCTACATCCTGATGGTGGCCGGGGCGATCAAGGCGTTCCTAGGCTCCTGGCGCAACGCCATCGTAATCTGGGCGGTGGTGGTGATCAACGCTCTCATCAGCTACATCCAAGAGTCCAAGGCGGAGGAGGCGATTGCCGCCCTGGCCAAGTCGGTGGTGACGGAAGTAACGGTGATGCGGGAGGGGCAGAAAGTGCGGGTGCCCTCGCGGGAGCTGGTGCCGGGGGATGTGGTGCTCTTGAGCTCGGGAGACAGGGTGCCTGCCGACCTGCGCCTGGTAAGCGTGCGCAACTTGCAGGTGGACGAATCGGCCCTCACGGGAGAGTCGGTGCCGGTGGAAAAACGGCTGGGATCCCTCCCCGAAGACACGCCGTTGGCCGACCGCCAGAACATGGCCTATGCCGGCAGCTTCGTCACCTTTGGCCAAGGGGCGGGGGTGGTGGTGGCCATCGGTAACCAGACCCAAACAGGCCGCATCTCCAAGCTGATCGAGGAAGGGGGATCCCTGCAAACTCCGCTGACGCGCAAGTTTGAGGCGTTCAGCCTGACCTTGCTGAAAATTATCCTCACCTTGGCGGCGCTCACCTTTTTGGTGGGCCTGGTGCAGGGCCAAGCGGCAGTGAGTGTCTTTGAAGCGGCAGTGGCGCTGGCGGTGAGCGCTATCCCCGAAGGCTTGCCGGCGGTAGTTACCGTAACCCTGGCCATTGGGGTCTCCCGCATGGCCCGACGCCACGCCATCATCCGCAAGTTGCCGGCGGTAGAAACCCTGGGCAGCGCCACGGTGATTTGCTCGGACAAAACCGGCACCCTCACGGAAAACCAGATGACGGTGCAGGCCATCTACGCCGGATCCCGGCTCTACCGGGTTAGCGGCAGCGGCTACAGCCCCCAGGGCCAGATCCTACCTCAGGAAGACGATTCCCCCGTCGAAATCCGCCAATCGCCTGCCCTAGAGGCTTGCCTGGTGGCCGGCTGCCTCTGCAACGACACCCGCCTCCAAGCCAAGGACAACGGCCAGTGGGAAGTTGTAGGGGATCCGACTGAGGCGGCTCTGCTTGTGGCGGCTCAGAAAGGGGGCTTGGATCGAGAAGATCTGCAGCGCCGCCGCCCTCGCCTGGACAGCATCCCCTTTGAATCCGAGTTTCAGTACATGGCCACCCTGCACCGGTTGGGGCCGGAGGAGCACTGCATCTACGTCAAGGGATCTGTAGAAGCTCTCTTGCCCCGCTGCGGCAGCCAGATGGGATCCCAGGGGGAGATCCAGCCCTTGGAAGCGGAGCGGATTCGGCAGCAGGTGGAGGCCTTGGCGCGGCAGGGGCTGCGGGTTCTGGCCTTTGCCCAAAAAACCGTCCCCAGCAGCCAAACTCAGGTGGATCACTCAGATCTAGAGGAAGGGCTGATTTTCTTGGGCTTGCAGGGGATGATTGACCCGCCGCGGCCAGAGGCCATTGCCGCCGTGCGCGCCTGCCAGAGTGCCGGGATCCAGGTGAAGATGATTACCGGCGACCATGTGCTCACCGCCCAAGCCATTGCCGAGCAGATGGGCCTGGGCGGCGGCAAACCGGTAAAAGCCTACAGCGGCCGGGATCTGGAGCAGCTCGGCCCAGAGGAGTTTGTCACTGCCGCCAACGAGGGATCCGTCTTTGCGCGGGTGGTGCCGGAGCAAAAGCTGCGCCTGGTGAAGGCCTTGCAGTCGCAGGGTCAGGTCGTGGCCATGACCGGCGATGGGGTCAACGACGCCCCGGCCTTGAAGCAGGCAGATGTGGGCATTGCCATGGGGAGGGGCGGCACGGAAGTGGCCAAAGCCGCCGCCGACATGATCTTGACCGACGACAACTTCGCCTCCATCAAGGCCGCCGTCGAGGAGGGGCGCACTGTCTACAACAACTTGCTCAAGGCCATCGCCTTCATCCTGCCGGTGAACGGCGGGGAGTCAATGACCCTTCTCCTCAGCGTCCTCCTCAACCGCGAGCTGCCCATTTTGGCCATCCAGGTGTTGTGGCTCAACATGATCAACTCCATCACCATGACAGTGCCCCTCTCCTTTGAGCCCAGCACGGGGCGGGAGATGACCCAACCACCGCGGGATCCCGATGCCAACTTGCTCTCTCCTCGGCTGCTGCAGCGCATTCTGCTGGTTTCAGCCTTTAACTGGCTCTTGATCTTCGGGGTTTTTGAATACATCGAACAAACCACCGGCAACCTCAACCTGGCCCGCAGCATGGCCATTCAGACGCTGGTGATTGGGCGCATCTTCTACTTGCTCAGCCTCAGCCAGGCTATTCCTACCCTGTTGGGCCGCGGGCGCGCCAGCCAGTTGGAACGCCGCGAACGCCTAATGGATGTGGCGGCTATCACCATCGGCATTGGAGCGGCCATCCTGCTGCAGATCCTCTTCAGCCAATGGAGCCTGTTCAACGCTCTCTTCGACACGGCACCGCTAGCTTGGGAGCAGTGGGGCTTCTGCCTGGTGGTGAGCCTGCCAATGATTGGGGTGGCAGCGCTGGCCAACCGGGTGGATCCGGAAGGCGCTTCGCTGGCCCGCTTACCCAGGAAAACCTAAATCTTGGGGGAAGCCAGAGCGGCGGCAAGGGCTTGCCTCCTAGATGGCTACGCTCAGCGGTTGCCCTGGGGGATGAGGAGTTGCCGCAAGGCTTCTTTGAGGTGGGGATATTGGAAGGTGAACCCCAGCTGCAGCGCGGCTTGGGGGATCACTTTCTGCCCTGTTAGAACCACCTGAGCTGCTTCGCCCAGCAGCAGTTCTAGGGCTGGGGCTGGTACCGGCAGCCACGAGGGGCGGGCCAGAACTTGCCCCAACGTGCGGCAGAACTCTTCCATTGGCACTGGGTTAGGGGCAGTGGCGTTGAAGACGCCGGATCCCTGTTGCAGCAGGAAGCAGACTAGACTCACCCAGTCGTCGCGGTGGATCCAGGAGACCCACTGCTTGCCAGAGCCAATGGGGCCGCCGAGGAAGAACTGAAAGGGGGCAAGCATTTGGGCCAGCGCTCCCCCATCGGGCCCCAACACGATCCCGGTGCGCAGGATGGCCAGGCGGATCCCCAGCTCCTCTGCCGGGCGGGCGGCAGCTTCCCAAGCTTGACAGACTTCTGCCAAAAAGCCTTGGCCCGGGGGATCCGCCTCCGTCAGGGGATCCCCTTCGGGATGGGATCCGTAGTAGCCCACCGCCGAGCTGCTGAGGAGCACCCGGGGCTTTTGCTGCAGGGAAGCAAGAGCCTGGACAAGAGCCTGGGTAGTTTCCACGCGGCTGCGGCGGATCTCTCTTTTCTTAGCTTCTGTCCAGCGGGAAGAGGCCAGGGGCTCTCCGGCCAAGTTGACAATGGCCTCGTAGCCTTCCAGAGCTGAGGCCCAGGCTTGCGGTTGGTAGGGATCGTACTCCAGCAGCTTGAGGTTGGGGGATGCTCCCAGAACGCGGCGGGCCTGCTCAGGGCGGCGGCTCAAAACCAACACCTCATCTCCTCGCTCCAGCAGGCGGGCCACCAAGCGGCGCCCGATAAAACCACTCCCACCCGTGATGGCAATGCGCATAGGCGGATCCCGATAAGCACCCTACAAGCCCCTGGGCTCTCTGTTGCCTTCGTCCTTTGGACGGCGTAGAGCTTGCCCAAGGTAGGAACCTCTAGCCTAGCGCGTTTCCGGGTTTGGCCATAGCCGGTTTTTCTCTGGGCTGTCCGGCAGTTCCTGCTTGGCGTTGACCGAAGACCCGGAAAAAGAGCCGAAATCCGCCTCCGCCGTACCGGAGTAGAGCTGAAAAGAAAAATGTTTTGGACCACCGCCTGACACGTTCGGAAAAATCGGCTTCAATAAGCCCTAGCTGCGCTTCCCAGTAGCAGAGGTGGTCTTTCATCCCCCGATTGCTTCCCTTCACCCGTGACACCCAAGTCTACTTCGCGTACCTCGGCTCGCCCCATGTCTGTCAATGAGGGGCAGGTTCCTCGGCCTGAGCTGGGCGTCTCTATTGCTCCGCGGCTGCGTCGTTTGCAGGGGCAGGGATCCCTGGTTCGGGCCGGAGCGCCCCCTTCTCTCCCGGTTCCCGGCCCGCGGACGATCCCCGTCCGGCCTTCCTGTTCAAGAAATCTGTCTCGCCTGCGGGAACGACGAGCCCCAGAGCCGGAGCCCCAAGCTTGGGAACTGCTCTGTCGCATCGGGGTGAACCTCGTGTTTACGGCGGCTGCCCTCGGCGGCCTGTATCGCCTTTTACCGGTGCAGTTGGCCCAGCACCACCGCCTGCAGGTTTTGGAGCAGAACCTCGAAGTCCTCTCAGCCCGAGT
This window harbors:
- a CDS encoding thylakoid membrane protein ThyD, with translation MRIAITGGSGFIGRRLVARLLERGDEVLVLSRRPEQARRVLGASPNLKLLEYDPYQPQAWASALEGYEAIVNLAGEPLASSRWTEAKKREIRRSRVETTQALVQALASLQQKPRVLLSSSAVGYYGSHPEGDPLTEADPPGQGFLAEVCQAWEAAARPAEELGIRLAILRTGIVLGPDGGALAQMLAPFQFFLGGPIGSGKQWVSWIHRDDWVSLVCFLLQQGSGVFNATAPNPVPMEEFCRTLGQVLARPSWLPVPAPALELLLGEAAQVVLTGQKVIPQAALQLGFTFQYPHLKEALRQLLIPQGNR
- a CDS encoding cation-translocating P-type ATPase — translated: MAKPSSPELLPALAWHALPEEQAIQQLLGEELSLPTLLEKGLSQAEVERRQKQYGPNELKAKAATPAWVKFLQQFNQSLLYILMVAGAIKAFLGSWRNAIVIWAVVVINALISYIQESKAEEAIAALAKSVVTEVTVMREGQKVRVPSRELVPGDVVLLSSGDRVPADLRLVSVRNLQVDESALTGESVPVEKRLGSLPEDTPLADRQNMAYAGSFVTFGQGAGVVVAIGNQTQTGRISKLIEEGGSLQTPLTRKFEAFSLTLLKIILTLAALTFLVGLVQGQAAVSVFEAAVALAVSAIPEGLPAVVTVTLAIGVSRMARRHAIIRKLPAVETLGSATVICSDKTGTLTENQMTVQAIYAGSRLYRVSGSGYSPQGQILPQEDDSPVEIRQSPALEACLVAGCLCNDTRLQAKDNGQWEVVGDPTEAALLVAAQKGGLDREDLQRRRPRLDSIPFESEFQYMATLHRLGPEEHCIYVKGSVEALLPRCGSQMGSQGEIQPLEAERIRQQVEALARQGLRVLAFAQKTVPSSQTQVDHSDLEEGLIFLGLQGMIDPPRPEAIAAVRACQSAGIQVKMITGDHVLTAQAIAEQMGLGGGKPVKAYSGRDLEQLGPEEFVTAANEGSVFARVVPEQKLRLVKALQSQGQVVAMTGDGVNDAPALKQADVGIAMGRGGTEVAKAAADMILTDDNFASIKAAVEEGRTVYNNLLKAIAFILPVNGGESMTLLLSVLLNRELPILAIQVLWLNMINSITMTVPLSFEPSTGREMTQPPRDPDANLLSPRLLQRILLVSAFNWLLIFGVFEYIEQTTGNLNLARSMAIQTLVIGRIFYLLSLSQAIPTLLGRGRASQLERRERLMDVAAITIGIGAAILLQILFSQWSLFNALFDTAPLAWEQWGFCLVVSLPMIGVAALANRVDPEGASLARLPRKT
- a CDS encoding NAD(P)/FAD-dependent oxidoreductase gives rise to the protein MQGIGSKGSAAVLRHQIVVVGGGAAGISAAAQLLERQRNLDIAIIEPSDKHYYQPGWTLVGGGIAPLAKFVRDEKTVIPRGAKWIQARVTELDPDHNRVITEDGQVIEYDYLIMAPGIQIDWHLIEGLPEALGKGGVTSNYSKDYAPYTWETIRNFQGGTAIFTYPATPIKCGGAPQKIMYMADDVFKSKSGVGVNTKVIFCTATPTLFAVPEYSAALEKVVERRGIQVKFRHNLKAIRPETREAIFEVTTDGGKEEVSLHYDMIHVAPPMSAPDFVKRSPLAGPGGWVEVDKWTLQHPRYPNVFALGDASSLPTSKTAAAARKQAPVLAENLLAAMQSKPLPARYDGYTCCPLITGYNSLIMAEFAYDGKLAPSFPLDPTRERYSMYLAKVHLLPWLYWNRMLKGKRFEADIFKPINKLVHRY